A region from the Neurospora crassa OR74A linkage group V, whole genome shotgun sequence genome encodes:
- the rad16 gene encoding DNA repair protein RAD16, with the protein MVRTRRSVVAADEVVVAAPIAEIKKPRGRPRKSATPAVSATASSVPTPATYTSGSEYATPLTSHAATPTPSLLKENVRSTRSTQSAPKIEVAIPVLKASHTMQTTLRSSASATTSKRKRNMVADSQEDDSDDGHDAKLARMLQDEEDAKVASSSKTPSFRVDHLGSTPRSTRSSHRGNTNVSSSKTKKEVIADSEDDGFDDSPDATLARKLQAEEYGEEDSEVEAATSNVKALGLRRSSRRLNSSPVRASSNVTGKSTAVAKGNQSAPTRNSTRRGVAESSTQVLGFRTAKDLIADSQDDDDDFDSLSAFESDDNDSDVSAQGGRPSAAQKGKGKAIAPPPESEDENDSDDSVLSLPDEADEMSVLGTGSYVSIDEDPDFLLPPNLQASVHGSDDDEDATLGAHIAEAGEGLDRIRAQMSNRRAYRSYRSNRRVKKDRLRLEKQHPELTTMWKDLENMPVLKAGRAEQPKSISRQLKPFQLEGLAWMTAMEKTEWKGGLLGDEMGLGKTIQAVSLIMSDYPAKKPSLVLVPPVALMQWMTEIESYTDGTLKTLVVHGTNSKSKNLTVKNIKSYDVIIMSYNSLESMYRKQEKGFKRKEGLYKEKSVVHQTEWHRVILDEAHSIKSRTTMTAKACFALKVTYRWCLSGTPLQNRIGEFFSLIRFLNIRPFTCYLCRGCPCKTLEWGMDDDNRCKHCNHSAMQHVSVFNQELLNPIQKFGNRGEGALAFKKLRILTDRIMLRRLKKDHTNAMELPVKEINVERQFFGEVENDFANSIMTSGQRKFDTYVATGVLLNNYANIFGLIMQMRQVADHPDLILKKNGEGGQNVLVCCICDEPAEDAIRSRCKHDFCRVCVKTYVHSATDPNCPSCHIPLSIDLEQPELEQDEAQVKKSSIINRIKMENWTSSSKIELLVHELHKLRSDNASHKSIIFSQFTTMLQLIEWRLRRAGITTVMLDGSMTPAQRQASINHFMTNVDVECFLVSLKAGGVALNLTEASRVFIVDPWWNPAAEWQSADRCHRIGQSRPCTITRLCIEDSVESRMVLLQEKKTNMINSTINADDAAMDSLSPEDLQFLFRGN; encoded by the exons ATGGTCAGAACCAGAAGATCCGTGGTTGCGGCCGACGAGGTTGTTG TAGCAGCACCCATCGCGGAAATCAAGAAACCTCGTGGTCGGCCTCGCAAATCGGCCACCCCAGCCGTTAGTGCCACGGCGTCTTCCGTACCGACTCCGGCGACATATACATCTGGTAGTGAGTATGCTACGCCGCTTACCAGTCATGCTGCGACCCCGACGCCATCTCTACTCAAGGAGAACGTACGGTCTACCAGGTCGACTCAGTCCGCACCAAAGATTGAGGTTGCTATACCCGTTCTCAAGGCTTCACATACCATGCAAACAACGCTTCGCAGTAGTGCCTCTGCTACAACTAGCAAGCGGAAGAGAAACATGGTGGCAGACAGCCAGGAAGATGACTCAGATGATGGTCACGATGCAAAACTTGCGCGGATGCTtcaggacgaggaagatgcaAAGGTAGCATCATCATCTAAAACACCCTCTTTTCGAGTTGATCATTTGGGCAGTACCCCGCGTAGCACGCGGTCTTCTCATCGGGGGAACACCAATGTCTCGAGCAGcaagaccaagaaggaggTCATTGCGGACAGCGAGGATGATGGTTTTGACGATTCTCCTGATGCTACACTTGCCCGGAAACTTCAGGCTGAGGAATACGGAGAGGAAGATTCCGAAGTGGAAGCGGCCACATCCAACGTTAAGGCACTTGGACTTCGTCGCAGTTCGAGAAGGCTCAACTCGTCTCCAGTCCGGGCGTCATCCAACGTCACTGGCAAATCTACCGCCGTTGCAAAAGGAAATCAGTCTGCACCTACACGGAACTCCACTAGGCGTGGTGTTGCAGAGTCTTCGACTCAAGTTCTTGGCTTTAGGACAGCTAAAGACTTGATTGCCGATTCacaggatgacgacgatgatttTGATTCTCTGTCGGCTTTCGAATCTGATGATAATGATAGCGATGTCAGCGCCCAGGGAGGTCGCCCTTCCGCGGCCCAGAAGGGTAAAGGAAAGGCGATCGCGCCCCCGCCAGAGTCGGAGGACGAGAACGATAGCGACGATTCTGTCCTATCGCTTCCAGACGAGGCAGACGAAATGTCGGTTCTAGGTACTGGCAGTTACGTGTCCATTGACGAGGACCCTGATTTCCTTTTACCCCCCAACTTGCAGGCTTCGGTTCACGGtagcgacgatgatgaagacgcCACTTTGGGTGCCCATATCGCTGAGGCCGGAGAGGGTCTTGATCGTATCAGGGCACAAATGAGCAACCGGCGTGCGTACCGATCGTACCGGAGCAATAGGCGCGTTAAGAAAGACCGACTCCGTCTCGAGAAGCAACACCCCGAACTCACGACGATGTGGAAAGACCTGGAGAACATGCCCGTTTTGAAGGCTGGTAGGGCTGAACAGCCAAAGTCCATTTCACGACAGCTGAAGCCTTTTCAGCTCGAAGGGTTGGCCTGGATGACAGCAATGGAAAAGACAGAGTGGAAAGGAGGACTTCTCGGCGACGAGATGGGCCTG GGCAAAACAATTCAGGCAGTGTCCCTGATCATGTCAGATTATCCCGCTAAGAAGCCTTCACTCGTTCTTGTGCCTCCTGTGGCCTTGATGCAGTGGATGACGGAGATTGAGTCATACACTGACGGTACACTGAAGACACTGGTCGTTCACGGTACCAACTCCAAGTCCAAGAACCTCACTgtcaagaacatcaagaGCTATGATGTGATTATCATGTCTTACAACAGTTTGGAGTCCATGTACCGGAAGCAGGAGAAAGGCTTCAAGCGTAAGGAGGGGCTCTACAAGGAGAAATCCGTCGTCCACCAGACCGAGTGGCATAGAGTAATTTTGGACGAAGCACATAG CATCAAGAGCCGAACGACGATGACGGCCAAGGCATGCTTCGCTCTCAAGGTTACATATCGCTGGTGCCTCAGCGGTACGCCGTTACAAAACCGCATTGGAGAGTTCTTCTCTCTGATCCGCTTCCTCAATATCCGGCCATTCACATGCTATCTGTGCAGGGGATGCCCTTGCAAGACCCTTGAATGGGGCATGGATGATGACAACAGGTGCAAGCACTGCAACCACAGCGCCATGCAACACGTCTCAGTGTTCAATCAAGAGCTCCTCAACCCCATTCAGAAATTCGGAAACCGAGGTGAGGGTGCTTTGGCCTTTAAGAAGCTTCGGATCCTTACGGACCGCATCATGTTGCGGAGACTGAAGAAGGACCACACCAACGCAATGGAACTTCCAGTCAAGGAGATCAACGTCGAGCGCCAGTTCTTCGGCGAGGTAGAGAACGATTTTGCAAACAGCATTATGACCAGCGGCCAGCGAAAGTTCGACACATACGTGGCCACTGGTGTACTTCTGAACAACTACGCCAACATTTTTGGACTCATTATGCAGATGCGACAGGTTGCCGACCATCCGGATCTGATTCTGAAGAAGAATGGCGAAGGTGGTCAAAACGTGCTCGTGTGCTGTATCTGTGACGAGCCTGCCGAAGACGCCATTCGCTCCCGTTGCAAGCACGACTTCTGCCGTGTTTGCGTCAAGACGTATGTGCATTCGGCTACGGACCCGAACTGCCCTTCTTGCCACATTCCTCTATCCATCGACTTGGAGCAGCCAGAGCTCGAGCAGGACGAGGCGCAGGTCAAGAAGTCATCCATTATCAACCGGATCAAGATGGAGAATTGGACCTCGTCATCCAAAATAGAGTTGTTGGTACACGAACTCCACAAGCTCCGATCCGATAACGCCTCGCATAagtccatcatcttctcccaGTTCACCACCATGCTTCAGCTCATCGAGTGGCGTTTGCGCCGCGCTGGTATCACTACGGTCATGCTTGACGGTAGCATGACTCCAGCCCAACGCCAGGCTTCGATCAACCACTTCATGACAAACGTGGACGTCGAGTGCTTCTTGGTGTCCCTCAAAGCAGGAGGTGTCGCTCTGAACCTCACTGAGGCTTCGAGGGTTTTCATTGTAGACCCTTGGTGGAACCCAGCCGC TGAATGGCAATCCGCCGACAGATGTCACCGTATTGGTCAAAGCCGACCTTGTACGATCACCCGACTTTGCATTGAAGACTCAGTCGAAAGTCGTATGGTCCTTCTgcaagagaagaagaccaaCATGATCAACTCGACAATTAACGCTGATGATGCGGCAATGGATTCGCTGAGCCCTGAGGATTTGCAGTTTCTGTTCAGAGGAAACTGA
- a CDS encoding NADP-dependent malic enzyme, variant codes for MGKNRLPVSPWTVLMSGATAPRLQNVLSRPVLSSKRDAGRTSSHHLLKSLLLASRFAASTLVATTSSAGASRSTGTSSPDPGPTINKSQTNRNPSTYTSPPNSLSRTFSASNLLAWYRTLPSPYFNLSGHLDDLSSLIRPFLAFLDPSSLSSPYSMASTSYAFSTSSGSDFSTPRSSSPHSSASVASARSSHSSTFSAGKRLSMSSVRRTSASNPMSSVDLSTIEEALKMANLDTLKGYCQKTYGEVHQETTTEYISQEEARGYQVLNQPHWNKGTSFTPEERVAKNLTGLIPHVMEDSEKQVERALKMIRTRQTDIDRYLYLSTIKSQNVDLFYRLLMDHAKEMMPLVYTPTIGDVCLQYSTLYTRPEALYISIKQRKSIRTILRNWPYPQPEICVVTDGSRILGLGDLGVNGVGIPIGKLALYTAAAGIHPDKTLPIVLDCGTANETNLKDPLYLGLRQKRIPVAEQQEFMDEFMEAAAEVFPDMVVQFEDFESEKAFNYLDRYRDQYKCFNDDIQGTGAVVLAGYIGAVNLSNVPIEEQRLVFMGAGSAGVGVAKQLVEYYTKRGLSEQQAKDKFWLVDTKGLVTKDRGDKLAEHKKYFARTDNNGHQFRTLEEVIEYVKPSALVGLTATHGVFTESVVRALKASVDAGGLGRRPILFPLSNPLTKAECTFKEAIDWTDGTVLFASGSPFSSYTTNGVTYHPNQGNNVYVFPGIGLGAILAKATRVTDDMIYTSAAALANSLNADEVKQGLIYPRIDRVREASVIVAREVMKSARREGVSTLPEEQWLEWEEWGDVDLERYIKQHIYDPKF; via the exons ATGGGTAAAAACAGACTCCCCGTTTCGCCCTGGACGGTGCTCATGTCCGGCGCAACCGCTCCTCGACTGCAAAACGTATTAAGTCGGCCGGTCCTCTCGAGCAAACGGGATGCTGGAAGAacttcttctcatcatctACTAAAGAGTCTGTTGCTTGCTTCACGGTTCGCTGCTTCTACACTCGTCGCTACTACTTCTTCTGCTGGTGCATCTAGAAGTACCGGTACCTCCAGTCCAGACCCCGGCCCTACCATTAATAAGTCGCAGACCAATCGCAACCCCTCGACTTACACCTCACCTCCAAATTCCCTTTCCAGAACGTTTAGTGCGAGTAACCTGCTAGCCTGGTATCGGACCCTCCCCAGCCCTTACTTTAACCTCTCCGGCCACCTCGACGATTTGTCTTCTTTAATCCGCCCTTTCCTGGCTTTTCTGGACCCGTCTTCGCTTTCCTCCCCATACTCGATGGCTTCCACTTCGTACGCTTTCAGCACTTCTTCAGGCTCCGATTTCTCGACCCCGCGGTCCAGCTCCCCTCACTCGTCTGCATCAGTTGCGTCCGCACGCTCCTCCCACTCGTCCACCTTCAGTGCAGGAAAGCGCTTGTCCATGTCTTCGGTTCGGCGCACCTCGGCTTCGAATCCGATGTCTTCCGTTGATCTATCAACCATCGAAGAGGCTCTGAAGATGGCCAACCTCGACACACTGAAGGGCTACTGCCAAAAAACGTACGGCGAGGTCCACCAGGAAACCACTACCGAGTATATTTCCCAGGAAGAGGCCCGGGGCTACCAGGTGCTCAACCAACCCCACTGGAACAAGG GGACGTCATTCACTCCAGAAGAGCGTGTGGCCAAGAACTTGACCGGACTTATTCCGCACGTCATGGAGGACTCCGAGAAGCAGGTTGAGCGTGCGCTCAAGATGATCCGCACCCGTCAGACCGACATTgacaggtacctctacttgtcGACCATCAAGAGCCAAAACGTCGACCTCTTCTACCGCCTCCTGATGGATCATGCCAAGGAGATGATGCCATTGGTCTACACTCCCACCATTGGCGACGTCTGCCTCCAGTACTCAACCCTCTACACTCGTCCAGAAGCGCTGTACATTTCGATCAAACAAAGGAAGTCGATCCGTACAATTTTGAGGAATTGGCCCTATCCTCAGCCCGAGATTTGTGTCGTCACTGACGGTTCCCGCATTCTCGGTTTGGGAGACCTTGGTGTCAATGGTGTTGGCATTCCG ATCGGTAAGCTAGCTTTGTAcacggctgctgctggtatTCACCCGGACAAGACGCTCCCTATCGTCCTCGACTGCGGTACCGCCAACGAGACCAACCTGAAGGACCCTCTCTACTTGGGCCTTCGTCAGAAGCGTATCCCGGTTGCCGAGCAACAGGAGTTCATGGACGAGTTCATGGAGGCTGCCGCTGAAGTCTTCCCGGACATGGTTGTGCAGTTTGAGGACTTTGAAAGTGAAAAGGCTTTCAACTACCTCGATCGGTACCGCGATCAGTACAAGTGCTTCAACGATGATATCCAGGGAACCGGAGCTGTTGTCCTCGCCGG TTACATCGGTGCCGTCAACCTTTCAAATGTTCCTATCGAGGAGCAACGTCTTGTCTTTATGGGAGCTGGCTCCGCCGGTGTTGGCGTTGCCAAGCAGCTGGTCGAGTACTACACCAAGCGTGGCCTCTCGGAGCAACAAGCTAAGGACAAGTTCTGGCTTGTTGATACCAAGGGTCTTGTGACCAAGGATCGCGGTGATAAGCTGGCTGAACACAAAAAGTACTTTGCCCGTACCGACAACAACGGCCATCAGTTCCGCACCCTCGAGGAGGTCATCGAGTACGTCAAGCCAAGTGCGCTTGTCGGTCTTACTGCCACTCATGGCGTCTTTACCGAGTCGGTCGTCCGCGCCCTCAAGGCTTCCGTCGACGCCGGAGGACTTGGCCGCAGGcccatcctcttccccctcaGCAATCCTCTCACCAAGGCTGAATGTACATTCAAGGAGGCCATTGACTGGACTGACGGAACCGTGCTCTTTGCTTCCGGTTCTCCCTTCTCCAGCTACACTACAAACGGTGTAACATATCACCCTAACCAGGGTAACAACGTCTACGTCTTCCCCGGTATTGGTCTTGGTGCTATCCTCGCCAAGGCTACTAGAGTCACCGATGACATGATCTACACCTCGGCCGCTGCCCTGGCCAACTCCCTCAATGCCGATGAGGTCAAGCAAGGCCTTATCTACCCCCGCATTGACCGTGTCCGTGAGGCTAGCGTCATTGTTGCGCGTGAGGTGATGAAGTCTGCTCGCCGTGAAGGCGTCAGCACTCTACCGGAAGAGCAGTGGCTTGAGTGGGAGGAGTGGGGTGACGTTGATCTCGAGAGGTACATCAAGCAGCACATCTACGACCCCAAGTTTTGA
- a CDS encoding SNF2 family helicase/ATPase, with protein MPPKKKSQGQSRQPRSDWEANPENVAAFVDHVRSVGLDPAVSTTDAEQDIEVRPAKRPKLSRGVFKPSDAVCIDEHTVALPVRDTAAIPKHFSLNKQNIGDYVDVWVVNAKPDRRDPERGAWYLHLAPSKNSRRANKNKNAHICYALKTRAISSKLALMARVAKTQSFDPGSPGYLWTAVDIAIRQEGASVKIDVTLRLMWNTSTDVYQSKVQQGLKTQVLMAYHPNLLVSAQETIAWTPQHFYEAAHTPTPRISDGHLATAKVPSLETDLYPFQRRAVKWLLHREGVEWSGLPQPDGQPLVQPSKSGASSLLPAFFHQVKQLDGETFYISPLFGIVVKDITKLPSNDMVKGGILAEEMGLGKTVEVIALTLLHKRPPGPTVAYDAFLGRELQTTGATLIITPLPLLDQWLSELNRHAPTLKVVYYPGLKKAAKMKGVDLSSTQLAQQDVVITTYEVLRTEIWSAVDHPERSMRGKKQYERQTSPLVELGWWRVCIDEAQMVENWNSNTAVLARRIPRVHAWAITGTPVKDDIQKDLRGLLNFLRVEPYASDKEAWRALMSDKARFKSLFGSITMRHTKSMVRSEISIPSQKRHVITMPFSAVEEQHYRTVFRELVNNCGLDVEGNPIQEDWDPEDPFTQQGMRTALDQLRQLTLHPEVGNRNRKALGKRSGRPMRTVAEVLDAMLEQSDGAIRSDQRSLLLMQLKRGQILAGMDRVQDALTIWEDVRAKSVEMVAECRKQLEAELAKDPVVPSGAKEDSESDDDEDISSGLKDARRRLRFVLEIQHMAVFLCANGYYSSKTDDKLTVPDSDEFKRLDKLESEGYDLAKAIRKEILQESYGKARKLMDKLEECRQKQDFAVIPAVDIPEESGVECSHIIIALEGIYEALDRQADKLDEWREHVIQLLLKPLVDEDNTDVEATGQEYEESTKLQDEILAYVQVLKAAIADRQAVISGQQNGLVEHEVGVVLKMARDDMEVEAGHKPPESAKRILELFALRESVKPKFKEGDGHTSLRGIISKLRAVMTDLRHQEASGSKRARLELALAERLLKSTQAQHTDQGKAATAMEQEVENFTDILNARLDFYRQLQQVSDSVEEYTGATDEQALQRAIDEEERLKTKVATAESKHRYLLHLKQADASSDEERMCVICQSPFSIGVLTVCGHQFCKECITMWFTTHHNCPVCKRPLHRSNLHNITYKPQELKVHSEGHNTRDSNKQLAPRDQQPTSPSKSKKHTSIYTEFNPSKLAEIQNIDLENGPHYTTKVDTLLRHLLWLRQSDPGAKSIVFSQYQDFLHVLAQAFERYHIGYSSFYRSAVSSVASFREDPSIEVFLLHARAHASGLNLVNASHVFLCEPLLNTALELQAIARVDRIGQKQETTVWLYIVDGTVEQNVYELSVKRRLEHMERRATVVGGTADASSSSSTNTKTREEARDKEKESETLEDISLDAANAQEMQQAHLSKLMGKGSDGVVGEAVDQNDLWTCLFGGVKSGGRTPTTAESGGGVDGNNNEEAERSLVENPVTRGFLAGEAAEGRNRMRRDGDEAPN; from the exons ATGCCTCCCAAGAAAAAGTCCCAAGGGCAGTCTCGACAACCCCGATCAGACTGGGAAGCCAACCCTGAAAACGTAGCCGCATTTGTCGACCATGTTCGGTCTGTTGGACTTGATCCCGCCGTTTCCACAACTGATGCCGAACAGGACATTGAAGTTCGACCTGCTAAGCGCCCCAAACTTTCGCGGGGCGTGTTCAAACCTAGCGATGCCGTTTGTATCGACGAGCACACGGTCGCCCTTCCTGTCCGTGATACTGCGGCTATTCCCAAACATTTTAGTCTCAACAAGCAAAACATAGGAGACTACGTAGACGTTTGGGTGGTGAATGCCAAACCCGACCGCCGTGATCCAGAACGTGGCGCCTGGTACTTGCATCTCGCTCCTAGCAAAAACAGCCGTCGCGcaaataagaataagaatGCCCATATCTGCTATGCCCTCAAGACAAGGGCGATCTCTTCAAAACTCGCTCTCATGGCCCGTGTTGCCAAGACACAATCATTTGACCCCGGGTCGCCAGGCTACCTTTGGACAGCCGTGGACATCGCCATCCGTCAAGAAGGAGCATCTGTCAAGATCGATGTCACGCTCAGACTAATGTGGAACACTAGTACAGATGTGTACCAGTCCAAGGTTCAGCAGGGGCTGAAAACTCAGGTGCTGATGGCGTATCACCCGAATTTACTCGTGTCAGCGCAGGAGACCATCGCATGGACTCCACAGCATTTCTACGAAGCAGCGCATACTCCAACGCCCAGAATTTCTGACGGACATCTCGCGACAGCAAAGGTCCCCAGTCTGGAGACGGACCTTTATCCCTTCCAGCGAAGGGCTGTCAAGTGGCTTCTACACCGTGAAGGTGTCGAATGGAGTGGCCTTCCTCAACCCGATGGCCAACCTTTGGTCCAACCCTCCAAGAGCGGAGCCTCGTCTCTTCTCCCTGCCTTTTTCCACCAGGTTAAGCAGCTCGATGGCGAAACGTTTTATATCAGCCCGTTATTTGGCATAGTGGTAAAGGATATTACGAAGCTCCCGTCTAATGACATGGTTAAAGGTGGTATTTTGGCCGAGGAAATGG GTCTTGGAAAAACCGTCGAAGTGATTGCTCTCACGTTGCTTCACAAACGCCCACCAGGCCCAACAGTGGCATATGACGCTTTTCTTGGCCGCGAGCTCCAAACAACAGGAGCGACCCTGATAATAACGCCTTTACCTCTTCTCGATCAATGGCTTTCCGAATTGAACCGCCATGCACCGACTTTGAAGGTGGTTTACTATCCAGGGCTGAAAAAGGCGGCCAAGATGAAGGGTGTAGACCTTTCGTCCACGCAATTGGCTCAGCAGGATGTGGTCATCACCACTTATGAAGTTCTTCGGACCGAGATCTGGTCCGCCGTCGATCATCCTGAACGATCCATGCGCGGAAAAAAGCAATACGAGCGCCAGACATCTCCCCTCGTCGAGCTTGGGTGGTGGCGTGTCTGCATTGACGAGGCCCAGATGGTGGAAAACTGGAACAGCAACACTGCCGTACTTGCAAGACGTATTCCCCGCGTTCATGCTTGGGCAATCACTGGCACTCCGGTGAAGGACGACATCCAGAAAG ATCTACGAGGCCTTCTGAACTTCCTCCGAGTTGAGCCGTATGCCTCGGATAAAGAGGCCTGGCGGGCCTTAATGTCCGACAAGGCGCGCTTCAAGAGCCTGTTCGGCTCCATCACAATGCGGCACACGAAGAGTATGGTCAGAAGCGAAATATCGATTCCGTCCCAGAAACGACATGTGATCACGATGCCCTTCAGCGCCGTGGAGGAGCAACATTACCGGACCGTATTTAGAGAGCTCGTCAACAACTGCGGCTTGGATGTTGAGGGAAATCCAATTCAGGAAGACTGGGACCCCGAAGACCCTTTCACGCAACAAGGCATGCGGACTGCCCTCGATCAGCTGCGGCAATTGACCCTTCACCCTGAAGTGGGAAATCGAAACCGCAAGGCCTTAGGCAAAAGGTCGGGTCGCCCTATGCGAACAGTGGCCGAGGTCCTTGATGCAATGCTAGAGCAGAGTGATGGTGCCATCAGGAGTGATCAACGTAGTCTCCTGCTCATGCAGCTCAAAAGAGGACAAATTCTGGCTGGAATGGACCGCGTCCAGGATGCACTAACTATTTGGGAGGATGTCCGCGCAAAAAGTGTAGAGATGGTAGCGGAGTGCCGGAAACAGCTTGAAGCGGAGCTTGCGAAAGACCCTGTGGTACCGTCAGGTGCGAAGGAAGATAGCGAAtcggatgatgacgaggacatCTCATCAGGACTCAAAGATGCCCGTCGGCGACTGAGATTCGTCCTTGAAATTCAGCACATGGCCGTGTTTCTGTGCGCAAACGGATATTACTCTAGCAAGACGGACGACAAGTTGACTGTTCCGGACTCTGATGAGTTCAAGCGGCTGGACAAACTGGAATCCGAAGGCTACGACCTTGCGAAGGCTATCAGGAAGGAAATCCTGCAAGAG AGTTACGGCAAGGCGAGGAAGCTGATGGACAAGCTTGAAGAATGTCGCCAGAAGCAAGACTTTGCGGTCATCCCCGCAGTGGATATACCCGAAGAAAGCGGCGTCGAATGTAgtcacatcatcatcgctcTCGAGGGTATATACGAGGCCCTTGACCGGCAGGCCGATAAGCTCGACGAATGGAGAGAGCATGTCATCCAACTTCTGCTCAAGCCGTTGGTGGATGAGGACAATACCGATGTTGAAGCCACAGGCCAAGAATACGAGGAATCAACAAAGCTTCAGGATGAGATTCTGGCATATGTCCAGGTTTTGAAGGCCGCTATCGCCGACCGACAAGCCGTGATATCTGGGCAACAAAACGGCCTGGTCGAACACGAAGTTGGGGTGGTGCTTAAAATGGCACGCGATGatatggaagtggaagcaggcCACAAGCCGCCTGAATCGGCCAAGCGGATCCTCGAGCTCTTTGCCCTTCGCGAAAGTGTCAAGCCGAAGTTCAAGGAAGGCGATGGTCATACATCCCTGAGAGGCATTATCTCGAAACTTCGAGCCGTGATGACGGATTTGCGACATCAGGAAGCGAGTGGGAGCAAAAGAGCAAGGCTTGAGCTTGCTTTGGCAGAGAGATTGTTAAAGTCAACCCAGGCTCAGCATACGGACCAAGGCAAAGCAGCGACAGCCATGGAACAAGAGGTGGAGAACTTTACTGACATCTTGAACGCACGTCTTGATTTCTACCGGCAACTCCAACAAGTTTCAGACTCGGTAGAAGAGTACACAGGGGCCACGGACGAACAAGCCCTACAGAGGGCCAtcgacgaggaagaaaggtTGAAGACGAAAGTGGCCACAGCGGAGTCGAAGCATCGTTACC TGCTTCATCTTAAACAAGCCGATGCTTCCTCCGACGAGGAGCGAATGTGTGTCATCTGCCAGTCACCATTCTCCATCGGCGTCTTGACAGTCTGCGGCCACCAGTTTTGCAAAGAGTGCATCACAATGTGGTTCACAACTCACCACAACTGCCCCGTGTGCAAGCGACCCCTTCATCGCTCTAACCTGCACAACATCACATACAAACCTCAAGAACTCAAAGTCCATTCGGAAGGCCACAACACCCGCGACTCCAACAAGCAGCTAGCCCCTCGCGACCAGCAACCAACGTCACCGTCCAAGTCCAAAAAGCACACATCGATATACACCGAGTTCAACCCCTCCAAACTCGCCGAGATCCAAAACATCGACCTTGAAAATGGCCCGCACTACACCACCAAAGTCGACACCCTACTCCGCCACCTCCTCTGGCTGCGCCAATCCGACCCCGGCGCCAAGTCCATTGTCTTTTCGCAATACCAGGACTTCCTCCACGTGTTAGCTCAGGCCTTTGAACGCTATCACATCGGCTACTCCTCATTCTACCGCAGTGCTGTGTCCAGCGTCGCCTCCTTCCGTGAAGACCCCTCCATCGAAGTCTTTTTGCTGCACGCACGTGCCCACGCGAGTGGGCTGAACCTGGTCAACGCCAGCCATGTGTTCCTCTGCGAACCGCTGCTTAATACGGCGCTGGAGTTGCAGGCTATCGCCAGAGTTGACAGGATTGGTCAGAAGCAGGAGACGACGGTGTGGCTGTATATTGTGGATGGGACGGTGGAGCAGAATGTCTACGAGTTAAGTGTGAAGAGGCGGTTGGAGCATATGGAGAGGCGTGCTActgttgttggtggtacTGCtgatgcttcttcttcttcttcaacaaacACAAAAACAAGAGAAGAGGCAAGGGACAAAGAGAAGGAGTCCGAGACGCTCGAAGACATAAGTCTTGACGCGGCCAACGCGCAGGAGATGCAACAGGCGCATCTGAGTAAACTGATGGGTAAAGGATCGGATGGAGTGGTGGGCGAGGCAGTGGATCAAAATGATTTGTGGACATGTTTGTTTGGGGGTGTCAAATCTGGTGGACGCACACCAACAACTGCTGAGAGTGGTGGCGGCGTTGATGGTAATAATAatgaggaggcggagaggtcGTTAGTGGAGAATCCGGTAACGAGAGGGTTCTTAGCTGGGGAGGCGGCTGAGGGAAGGAATAGAATGAGAAGAGACGGTGATGAAGCTCCaaattaa